A single window of Gossypium arboreum isolate Shixiya-1 chromosome 13, ASM2569848v2, whole genome shotgun sequence DNA harbors:
- the LOC128286813 gene encoding uncharacterized protein LOC128286813, with protein MSGNGAFIPESVVKPTHLSQILEEQMKDSQCDRFKQRMEFGKAVNFSIRKDVELRFKNIMFVPTENELRKNFLKEAHQRPYLLHPESIKMYKDLKGSYWWACMKREIVEYASTYLTCQRIKDEHEAPSDKLYPLEIP; from the coding sequence ATGTCTGGTAATGGAGCCTTTATACCAGAATCAGTCGTGAAACCAACCCATCTTTCACAGATATTAGAGGAACAAATGAAAGATAGTCAGTGTGATCGATTCAAGCAAAGAATGGAGTTTGGCAAAGCAGTAAACTTCAGTATAAGAAAAGATGTCGAGTTAAGGTTCAAGAACATAATGTTTGTACCAACGGAAAATGAGTTGCGAAAAAATTTTCTTAAGGAAGCTCATCAAAGACCTTATTTACTACACCCTGAAAGCATCAAAATGTATAAAGATCTGAAGGGCTCTTATTGGTGGGCTTGCATGAAAAGGGAAATTGTTGAGTATGCCTCAACTTATTTGACGTGTCAAAGGATTAAGGATGAACACGAAGCTCCTTCCGACAAACTGTATCCTTTGGAAATTCcataa